One window of Psychrobacillus sp. FSL H8-0483 genomic DNA carries:
- a CDS encoding GNAT family N-acetyltransferase, whose translation MSVSLQEVFENEKTILRNLYSYYLHDLSKFTPNLTINENGFFDYEDLNSFWTNEGISPYFIKFDGNIIGFILLLERPFLKKENDFGINDIFILNQFKGKSFGIQAVKALFESKKGKYFVIELVHNLPAVSFWRKVYKEFQIDYKEENQLIDDEPCVVQTFEI comes from the coding sequence ATGTCTGTTTCACTTCAAGAAGTATTTGAAAACGAGAAAACAATATTACGTAACTTATATTCCTATTATCTTCATGATCTTTCTAAGTTTACACCAAACCTTACTATCAATGAAAATGGATTCTTTGATTATGAGGATCTAAACTCATTTTGGACAAATGAGGGTATTTCTCCTTACTTCATCAAATTTGATGGGAACATCATTGGATTTATCCTTCTTTTGGAAAGGCCATTTTTAAAAAAAGAGAATGATTTTGGAATTAATGACATCTTTATTCTAAATCAGTTCAAAGGTAAGAGCTTCGGAATACAGGCAGTAAAAGCGTTATTTGAAAGCAAAAAAGGAAAATACTTTGTTATTGAACTTGTTCATAACCTCCCTGCAGTATCCTTTTGGAGAAAGGTATACAAAGAATTTCAAATTGATTATAAAGAAGAAAATCAATTAATTGATGACGAACCTTGCGTAGTCCAAACATTCGAAATCTAA
- a CDS encoding HAD family hydrolase, whose translation MKKAVFLDRDGVINEVLTDRVKFVNKPHELYFLPGVSEAIKKLNHFFDFIFVVTNQGGVGLGFMKESQLQNIHDHMIAELKKEGAIIHDVAYCPHKPKEGCACRKPNSKLIVDLSKKYDIDLSQSYMVGDTDTDIIAGKKAGTRGVFLGKSDPLADAVFPDLISAADWIIEDATAK comes from the coding sequence ATGAAAAAGGCAGTATTTTTGGATCGTGATGGTGTAATAAATGAAGTGCTAACGGATAGAGTTAAATTTGTGAATAAACCCCATGAGCTATACTTTTTACCAGGTGTATCAGAAGCAATAAAAAAATTGAACCATTTCTTTGATTTCATATTTGTCGTAACCAATCAAGGTGGAGTGGGATTGGGATTTATGAAGGAATCTCAGCTCCAAAATATACATGACCATATGATTGCTGAACTAAAGAAGGAAGGGGCAATAATCCATGATGTGGCTTATTGTCCGCATAAGCCAAAAGAAGGGTGTGCCTGTCGTAAGCCAAACAGCAAATTAATAGTCGATCTTAGTAAAAAGTATGATATCGATCTATCCCAATCCTATATGGTGGGAGATACCGATACAGACATTATTGCAGGGAAGAAGGCAGGAACAAGAGGGGTATTCTTGGGTAAGAGTGATCCACTTGCAGATGCCGTTTTCCCTGACCTAATTAGTGCTGCAGATTGGATTATAGAGGATGCAACTGCGAAGTAG
- a CDS encoding methylmalonyl-CoA mutase family protein — translation MTIQDMKQTVFKEASLAEWEQAAIKSLKGKSLASLSTKTLEDIILKPLYSLADVADIPANQTNTIRQAKQFSEWLVAQTVTGHSCEEILADMKDSLAKGNNVIHYAVEKDHKWNSSQIEELKSLFINNQVLLDVSNNPSFLHNFHDIKGNIKGAGETDFTNARTYFLDGSSIHQTGGDAVSELVSVLVQADILARKSNMDQLVKKAFVQFSVDSNFFMEIAKIRAFRVLWKAFGEAHGQSDVASIPVHAETSLRSFSVLDSNVNILRAGNSALAAVLGGADSVTTYPHDVLTGATSTSKRIARNMQLVLKEETHIQRVIDSAGGSYYLETLTKELVEKAWALFLEVMKEETLKARVVKLQERVDAKWEQQLEALSKRKKSLIGINNYANPEDSLTFEIIPTNYKRLAEPFEQLRKAFQVFPLQTAIIPYGVLKEYKARLDFVSGYLIALGISLKVAPENLKPFDLQKWLDEQGIDYVVFVGNDEQTAGLVPAILNEQLSVPMDVAGKFEEYEDWLDAGLSGRIYAGQSIIEKGNELLALAKKEDSHDNA, via the coding sequence ATGACTATACAAGACATGAAGCAAACGGTATTTAAAGAAGCAAGTCTTGCAGAATGGGAGCAAGCTGCGATTAAATCCTTAAAAGGAAAATCGCTTGCATCACTTTCGACGAAAACGTTAGAGGATATCATTTTGAAACCGCTTTATTCTTTAGCGGATGTAGCGGATATTCCTGCAAATCAAACTAATACAATTCGCCAAGCCAAACAATTTTCCGAATGGTTAGTGGCACAAACAGTTACTGGTCATTCATGTGAAGAGATTTTGGCAGACATGAAAGATTCACTGGCTAAGGGGAATAATGTCATTCATTATGCAGTGGAAAAAGACCATAAATGGAATAGTTCTCAGATAGAAGAGTTAAAATCTCTTTTTATAAATAATCAAGTATTACTGGACGTATCCAATAATCCTTCCTTTTTACATAACTTTCACGACATAAAAGGAAATATAAAAGGAGCAGGTGAAACAGATTTTACTAATGCACGCACGTATTTTCTAGACGGATCCAGCATTCATCAAACAGGTGGAGACGCTGTAAGTGAACTTGTCAGTGTGCTAGTTCAAGCGGATATACTTGCTCGCAAATCCAACATGGATCAACTTGTAAAAAAAGCATTTGTACAATTTTCGGTAGATAGTAATTTCTTTATGGAAATTGCGAAAATCCGTGCATTCCGCGTGTTATGGAAAGCATTTGGCGAAGCACATGGACAGTCTGATGTAGCCTCGATCCCTGTACATGCGGAAACTTCTTTACGATCATTTTCTGTACTTGATTCGAATGTGAATATTCTTCGCGCAGGAAACAGTGCACTTGCAGCCGTTTTAGGGGGGGCAGACAGTGTGACGACATATCCTCACGATGTTTTAACAGGAGCGACTTCTACTTCTAAGCGTATCGCTCGAAATATGCAACTTGTGTTAAAAGAAGAAACACATATCCAACGTGTGATCGACTCAGCTGGTGGCTCGTATTATTTAGAAACATTAACAAAAGAGCTTGTGGAAAAAGCATGGGCATTGTTTTTAGAAGTAATGAAAGAAGAAACGCTTAAAGCAAGAGTCGTTAAACTTCAGGAACGTGTGGATGCTAAATGGGAGCAACAACTAGAGGCACTTTCTAAACGGAAGAAGTCTTTAATTGGTATAAATAATTATGCAAATCCAGAAGATTCTTTAACATTTGAAATCATTCCTACCAATTATAAACGACTGGCGGAGCCATTCGAGCAATTGCGTAAAGCCTTTCAAGTGTTTCCTTTACAAACAGCCATTATCCCTTATGGCGTTTTAAAAGAATATAAAGCGCGATTAGATTTTGTTAGTGGTTACTTAATCGCACTAGGGATTTCACTTAAAGTAGCACCTGAAAACTTAAAGCCGTTCGATCTACAAAAGTGGCTCGACGAACAGGGGATTGATTATGTTGTATTTGTTGGGAATGACGAGCAAACAGCTGGTCTTGTTCCTGCTATATTAAATGAACAATTATCTGTTCCAATGGATGTTGCTGGAAAGTTTGAAGAATACGAAGATTGGCTAGAT
- a CDS encoding zinc transporter family protein — translation MKLSAIILGGFLFISVSVGGGFALLVSKFFKHSNVGLALLCGGFLVGLLAVDIIPTAFNMYELPALIIGGLIGYILFRIMYQLLHSTSQNKPTIYLLLIGLFIHTIPLSLTIGNLTPDASFTGTITTSTILHHLPEGFALTSAFLSQGEKLWGLFLCFIGLSVCFSGFIWLGHLVHLTTRGQGVLIGVSISLIAFTSVKEFILHHIRVVPMRSVVAFTLTGYLFSVLFHLVY, via the coding sequence ATGAAATTGAGCGCAATAATCCTTGGGGGATTTCTATTTATTAGTGTTAGTGTTGGTGGAGGATTTGCCTTGTTAGTATCTAAATTTTTTAAGCATTCCAATGTAGGCTTGGCACTTTTATGCGGTGGATTTTTAGTGGGACTTCTTGCAGTAGATATTATTCCAACTGCTTTCAACATGTATGAATTACCAGCGTTAATAATTGGTGGTCTAATCGGATACATCCTTTTTCGGATTATGTACCAATTACTCCATTCTACTAGCCAAAATAAACCCACTATTTACTTGCTCCTTATTGGCTTGTTTATACATACCATTCCATTAAGTCTGACCATTGGAAATTTGACTCCGGATGCGTCTTTCACTGGTACGATTACGACCTCTACAATTCTTCACCATCTCCCGGAAGGATTTGCACTTACTTCGGCATTTCTCTCGCAAGGAGAAAAACTATGGGGATTATTTCTTTGTTTTATTGGCTTATCCGTTTGCTTTAGTGGATTCATTTGGCTTGGACATCTTGTCCACCTCACTACAAGGGGACAAGGTGTTCTGATTGGTGTATCCATCAGCTTAATCGCGTTTACAAGTGTAAAAGAATTTATTCTGCATCATATTCGAGTTGTTCCGATGAGGTCAGTTGTAGCATTTACCCTAACGGGCTATCTGTTCAGTGTCCTATTTCATTTGGTTTATTAA
- a CDS encoding multidrug efflux SMR transporter, which produces MAWISLILAGFCEMFGVAMINKLHKDRNWQSLLLLILGFGASFLFLAYSMKTLPMGTAYAIWTGIGASGGAILGMVLFGESKDWRRLVFIGMVLGAAIGLKLVS; this is translated from the coding sequence ATGGCATGGATTTCTTTAATCTTAGCAGGTTTTTGTGAGATGTTTGGTGTTGCTATGATAAATAAATTGCATAAAGACCGAAATTGGCAATCATTACTTCTATTAATTCTAGGATTTGGAGCAAGTTTTCTATTTCTTGCTTATTCAATGAAAACACTTCCTATGGGTACGGCTTATGCAATTTGGACAGGAATTGGTGCGTCTGGTGGAGCAATTTTAGGCATGGTTTTATTTGGTGAATCAAAAGACTGGAGAAGACTTGTTTTTATAGGCATGGTTTTAGGTGCTGCTATAGGTCTAAAACTCGTCTCATAA
- a CDS encoding multidrug efflux SMR transporter yields MNTNWIKVFVAAFFEVFWVIGLKHADDFWTWTGTVISIIISFYVMIMAGRKLPVGTVYAVFVGLGTAGTVLSEILFFGEPFKMEKALLILLLLAGVIGLKLVTKDNVQKGDES; encoded by the coding sequence ATGAATACAAACTGGATTAAAGTATTTGTTGCTGCTTTCTTTGAAGTTTTTTGGGTTATTGGGTTAAAACACGCTGATGACTTTTGGACATGGACTGGAACTGTTATTTCTATCATCATCAGCTTTTATGTAATGATTATGGCAGGTCGAAAACTTCCCGTGGGTACTGTATATGCAGTTTTTGTTGGATTAGGTACTGCAGGAACTGTCTTATCTGAAATTCTATTCTTTGGTGAACCATTTAAAATGGAAAAAGCACTCTTGATTTTACTTTTATTAGCAGGAGTAATTGGCTTGAAATTAGTTACAAAGGACAATGTTCAGAAAGGTGATGAATCCTAA